The following proteins are encoded in a genomic region of Anguilla anguilla isolate fAngAng1 chromosome 15, fAngAng1.pri, whole genome shotgun sequence:
- the inha gene encoding inhibin alpha chain → MRCGYPSLSCGLLVALVLCAAPWTRACQEKHPEHGLVLDWLRQLILARLGLEEAPVPGVPEGPGRPGGPGAHRPLRSRVGRAAPVEGRQIHQDASQVILFPSSDSTCAHTSDPPSHGVGSFFTYYFQPSTHTLESTITSGHFWFYSGDGPLPANASAPLYVLTAQQQLVLAADAPERLEEGGWAVYRLGRAVLSSLADGPFAAQVRCPTCACRAEADKTPFLHLRARSRAPDRSRRSSIPWSLSALDRLQRPAQDGGDYDDCHREELNISFQELGWENWIVHPKVFTFHYCHGNCSSQDRITTLMGIRQCCAAVPGTMKPLRVRTTSDRGYSVKYETLPNIIAEDCTCI, encoded by the exons ATGCGGTGCGGGTACCCTAGCCTGTCCTGCGGCCTCCTGGTGGCGCTGGTTCTGTGTGCCGCACCCTGGACTCGGGCCTGCCAGGAGAAGCATCCGGAGCACGGGCTGGTGCTGGACTGGCTGAGGCAGCTGATCCTGGCCCGGCTGGGGCTGGAGGAAGCGCCCGTCCCGGGGGTGCCAGAGGGGCCGGGGaggccgggggggccgggggcgcACCGGCCCCTCAGGTCCCGGGTGGGGAGGGCGGCCCCGGTCGAGGGCAGGCAGATCCACCAGGACGCCTCGCAGGTCATCCTCTTCCCCAGCTCGG ACTCCACGTGCGCACACACCTCAGACCCTCCATCCCATGGAGTGGGCAGCTTCTTCACCTACTACTTCCAGCCCTCCACCCACACCCTGGAGTCCACCATCACATCCGGGCACTTCTGGTTCTACTCGGGGGACGGGCCCCTGCCCGCCAACGCCTCGGCCCCCCTGTACGTGCTCACCGCCCAGCAGCAGCTGGTCCTGGCGGCCGACGCGCCCGAGAGGCTGGAGGAGGGCGGCTGGGCGGTGTACCGGCTGGGCCGCGCCGTGCTCTCCTCCCTGGCCGACGGGCCCTTCGCCGCGCAGGTGCGCTGCCCGACCTGCGCCTGCCGCGCCGAGGCCGACAAGACGCCCTTCCTGCACCTCCGCGCCCGGTCCCGCGCCCCCGACCGCTCGCGCCGGTCCTCCATCCCCTGGTCCCTGTCGGCGCTGGACCGCCTGCAGCGCCCCGCCCAGGACGGGGGCGACTACGACGACTGCCACCGCGAGGAGCTCAACATCTCCTTCCAGGAGCTGGGCTGGGAGAACTGGATCGTGCATCCCAAGGTCTTCACCTTCCACTACTGCCACGGCAACTGCTCCAGCCAGGACCGCATCACCACCCTGATGGGCATCAGGCAGTGCTGCGCCGCCGTGCCGGGCACCATGAAGCCGCTGCGCGTCCGCACCACC